One window from the genome of Rhodopseudomonas sp. P2A-2r encodes:
- a CDS encoding DUF1127 domain-containing protein has product MQSGIIRRNQTTDTCGSVIIHSPTLAKTDYSDSAPASSAIIFVAPLRAILRLPATWWQRIRFRAQLRADMVDAADFLHDIGIDLFDAQVEAMRFFWEPVTLMRPQSTSSDIAPGVGIAPSLGMDSLGMSNEQ; this is encoded by the coding sequence ATGCAGTCCGGAATTATTCGCCGAAACCAAACGACAGATACATGCGGGAGCGTGATTATCCACTCGCCCACTCTGGCCAAAACAGATTACTCGGACAGCGCACCGGCAAGCAGTGCCATCATTTTTGTCGCGCCGCTGCGTGCAATCTTGCGGCTTCCAGCGACATGGTGGCAACGCATCCGCTTCAGAGCGCAGTTGCGCGCGGATATGGTAGATGCAGCCGATTTTCTCCATGATATCGGTATCGATTTGTTCGATGCGCAAGTCGAAGCGATGCGTTTTTTCTGGGAACCGGTCACACTGATGCGCCCGCAATCGACCTCATCCGACATCGCACCTGGAGTTGGGATAGCACCTAGTCTTGGGATGGACAGCCTTGGGATGAGCAATGAACAATGA
- a CDS encoding helix-turn-helix transcriptional regulator → MRPETLSDIIGAVYDCVLAPENWYRALPLISTFGESAASSIVIQGRSTVDAASVFEHGAEQSFLRLYFEKLVASRLPATHSTTLDNVGEVATMTVLAGEREPLNSDFYMKWVRPLGLRDVIGVLVLKSGRRVAWFSVTRSSVQSRFTEEDLQQMSLLSPHICRALLISDALDLRTIAASRLEQTVDHLSTAIFLTEDDGRISYMNSSAERILKAGGTLKSTNGRLMATDAGARDRLAHALAQSVVGKAPRFTGRHAVALPDEEGGGLIANVLPLRWRDGRNPLMPLPGTAAVFIQDPSDAAPPLTQAFATLYGLSAAEERVLEKIVRGQTPQEAADDLGIGFATVKTHLLKIFVKTNTGRQLELVHLFERLKPPVRARRE, encoded by the coding sequence ATGCGACCCGAGACTCTCTCTGATATCATTGGCGCCGTTTACGACTGTGTGCTCGCGCCGGAGAACTGGTACCGCGCATTGCCACTGATCTCAACCTTTGGGGAAAGTGCTGCAAGCTCGATCGTGATCCAGGGCCGCAGTACGGTCGATGCTGCCAGTGTGTTTGAACATGGTGCCGAGCAATCATTCCTGCGGTTGTATTTCGAGAAGCTCGTCGCATCACGATTGCCGGCGACGCATTCGACGACACTCGACAATGTCGGCGAAGTGGCCACCATGACGGTGCTGGCGGGCGAGCGCGAGCCGCTCAACAGCGATTTCTACATGAAATGGGTCAGGCCGCTCGGTCTGCGCGACGTCATCGGTGTGCTGGTCCTGAAATCTGGAAGGCGCGTGGCGTGGTTCTCAGTGACGAGATCCAGCGTGCAATCTCGTTTTACCGAGGAGGATCTGCAGCAGATGTCGCTGCTGTCGCCGCACATCTGCCGGGCGTTACTTATCTCGGATGCTTTGGATCTGCGCACCATCGCAGCCTCGCGCCTCGAACAGACCGTCGATCATCTCTCGACAGCCATTTTTCTCACCGAAGACGATGGTCGCATCTCCTATATGAACAGTTCTGCCGAGCGCATCCTGAAGGCGGGCGGCACCCTCAAGTCGACGAACGGCCGACTGATGGCCACGGATGCCGGGGCGCGGGATCGCCTCGCGCACGCCTTGGCGCAGAGCGTCGTCGGCAAGGCGCCGCGTTTCACAGGGAGGCATGCAGTTGCGCTGCCGGATGAGGAAGGCGGCGGTCTGATCGCTAACGTCCTGCCGCTGCGATGGCGAGACGGTCGCAACCCGCTGATGCCGTTGCCGGGGACCGCGGCTGTGTTCATCCAGGATCCCTCCGACGCGGCGCCACCGCTCACGCAAGCATTTGCCACGCTCTATGGACTGAGCGCGGCCGAAGAGCGCGTGCTCGAGAAAATTGTGAGAGGGCAAACACCTCAGGAGGCGGCGGATGACCTGGGCATCGGCTTCGCTACCGTAAAAACTCATCTGCTGAAAATCTTTGTCAAAACCAACACCGGACGCCAGTTGGAACTGGTTCACCTCTTCGAGAGATTGAAGCCACCGGTGCGAGCCAGACGGGAGTGA